CCTCCTGGGAGCGCAGTGATTTCTACTGGGAGTGACTGGGGGCTCCTAGGCGCCTTCAGGGTTCTGCCTGGGCAGCTCTTGGGAGCTCCTAGGTGCTTCAAAGGTGCAGCTGGGGGCTCCTCCATCCTTACTGGGAGcgagctgctgcctcctgggaGCGACTGATCGCTCCTGGGGACCCTACTGGGGGGCAGCGCCTGCCTCCAGGGTGCATAGTGGTGCCACAGCCACGCGCCGCTGAGGGCTCCTGGGTGCGACTTGGACCTTCCGGGTCCTCCAGGTTACCTTCAGGTGCCGCGTGGCTCCTTACTGGGTGCCTCGTGGGAGATAGCTGCCACCTCCTGGGGGCCTACTGGGAGCAACTGGGGGCTCCAGGGTGTCtcctgggagggactgggagcacGCTGTTGCCCGTGGAGGCCCCGGcatctgtgggtgctggctgctTCCTTGGGAGCCGCTCGGGGTGGGGTGCGGGTAGAGCATGGCTGGGTGCCCTCAACCCACaggtggggtgggtgtgggggacgggggggactGTATCCCCACCCTGTTGTGAACAGGGGGTGCCCTCGAGCcttgggagggtggggggggtttCCCCTGCCTGGGGCAGGACCCCCAGGGCTCTGGCTGGGTGTTGCTCCCCTGGtccccccaagtgcccccccagccctgcctgtgcttgggGTGTTGGTCGGAGCCCCCACTTCGACCCTGGGCTGCGCtgcctgggcaggggctgccctcgGGCTGAGACTCCCTGCCTGGGGGGGGGTTTCCAGGGCGTAGCCCCCaccttcccccctgccctgtgctgggtgcagggagGCTCAGGGCACCCAGTCAGcaggagttttatttttgtgggtgCTTCTGGTGCCAGAGAAGCAGCGGTGTGTGCTGGAACGATGCTGTTCGTGTTTGCAGGTCCATGGtgggctgccctggggctgtgcgccccccagccctctcccgGGGGGCTCAGGGTGAGCCCCAGCGCTGGCTCCActgcagtgggggggggggggctggtggCCGTACTGGAACTTGATGCGCAGCTCCCTGATGCGGGACTGGGGGAGGATGTTGGGTCCGCTTGATGAAGGGGGTGGGTGAGGAGTGTCCTAGCGGGAGGGAGACAGTGGGCCCAgagccccacccccacccccagtccCGCCAAGCACCCAGCTGTTTCTGTGGCCCCCTTCTGGTGCCAGGATGGGGTGTGTGGGTTGGGGTCCCCAGGCTGGGGCCTCCCAGTTGTCCCCAACGTGGGGGCTGCAGTACCGGGGTCCCTGTAGCCCTGCACCAAGGCTGGCTGTGGGTGCAGCAGGTCATGGCAGGCGCCAGCCGGGCCACGGCTTTTGGCTTTAGACCACAGCAACCCCCCGCCCTATCCCACGTCCTCCAGCAGCCGctgcccgcgccccccccgAGCCTGCTCTGTGCATCTGGGGGGCACTGACCAGCCACGGGACCACAATCCCTTTCAGACTTGGGAAAAACAAGCCTCTGTCCTAAAAGCATCTCAGCCACGTGCAGCAGCGCTGTGGGGGGTCTTGtgtccccttccctgctccGGAGCTTGGCCCTCCCCCACCcctacccccaccccagcccccagcacacTCCAGGCACCCTCAGAGAACCCCAAAGCTCTCCTGGCCctgcaaaaacatttctgggggcgggggcggggggtacGTCGAGGCGAGAGGTGATTTTAATTCGTTCCCACCACCCCAGTCGCTCCCTTGGGGTGGATTTTTCACCTTTGGGTGCCTGAATACAGGGTGGGATGATCAGGGGTGGGGAGCACCCCACGCTGCTCCCACACaccaggagccagcagcagcccaggaagACCCACCCCACCCAAAGGTCTCTGCTcacagagggaaggggcaggaaaTTAAGGCCCCCAACACCTGTGGGGTCCCCCTGCTTCCCCCACAagccccccaccagccccccacccaccaccaGGGATGTGGGTGAGGGGGGATCACCACCGAAGGTGCCGATGCAGCGGAAGGGACGAAGGCAGCTCCTGCTTCGAGGCCAAGGCCAAGGCCATGGTCCCTGGGCAGGGTTGAGCCCCGCTGCCCCTCGCAGCCCCCGGCTTTTTCTACTGTTAAACTGGTTTTCTCAGATTCTGGACTGGGTTTAACTAGGACTGGTGGGGGGTTGCTGGGGCACCTTAAACAGAACCTGCTCTTTGGCTCTGAAATGTCACGGGGTCTGtgcggggacggggacacaaCACGTGGGGCATCACAGGGGACAGGAGATATGGGGCACAAGGGGACGGTGGGGATGAGGCACCGGGCGCTGTGTGGAGAGGGCCATGTGGGGCACGAGGGGACTGTGGGGACACGGCTACGTGCTGCACAGAGGCAACGGGGCCAGGGCCATGTAGGGCATCTTGGGGACGAGGCCCAGGGACACTGTGGGATGAGGACGTGGGGCACAGGGGCACGACGGCGCCGGGACCCCCATGTGCCTGGGgtgccccccaaaccctccgAGACCTGCAGGGTGGGCATAAACCCCCGCTTTATTCCCGCCCTGGCCCCGCCAGGCACTAGAGGTACTTGTAGACCACCTTGCTGGGCACCGTCTGCAGCTCCAGGCGCACGGGGCACTTGTAGAAGTGGCTGAGGAGGGTCTCGGTGTAGCCCACCAGGAAGTAGAGCTTGGCGGGCGCCAGGCTCCGCGCCAGCACGGCACAGACCACCAGCAGGTTGGCGCGCCGCTTCAGCACCACCTCGTCCGCCAGGATGCCGGGGAAGGTGCCGTAGAGGAAGCGGCGCAGGAAGGCGTCCTCCAccgcccgctccgccgcgcccAGCTCCCCGGCCAGGTTCCCTGTGGGCACCGAGAAGGTCGGCGCCAGCACCGTGTGCCCGCTCTGCACGTCCCTGTCCCCACCGCGTCCGTGTGCCCTGTGCGGCCCCGTCCCCACGGTGCCCCACGGCCCGCTCCCACAGTGCCCTCGTTCCCCGCGTGGCCCCGTCCCTGCACGTCCCCTCCCCACAATGCCCACATGCCCCACGTCCCTGTCCCCACCATACCCCATGGCCTGTCCCCATGGATGTCCTTAGTGCCCCAcatgtccctgtccctgtgcaccccatccctgccctccccgTCTGCCCAcacatccctgtccccatgacGCCCTCCTGCCCCGTAAGTCCCCGTCCCCACGGGTGATCCCTGTGTCCCCATCGTGGCGTCATGgtcccccccccggccccgaggggggtgtggggtgaCCCACCGGTGTGCTGGGAGAGCCAGCCCTTGCGGTGGGCGATGTAGTGGGGGGCGTGCGCCTTCTCGTAGGTCACCGGCTTGTCCCCTTTGCCCACGCGCACCCGCGCCGCCCGCGTCTGTGGAGATGGTGGCGTCAGAggtggggggaccccggggggggggagggggagggagggggcgccCCGGCTTACCTTGAGGCAGGTGGGGGTGGTGTGGAGGGCCCGGGTGGCCTCGGGGACAGGGACCATCCGGGGCACGGCCTGGTGGGGTGACGGGGGTGAGGGACAGTAGGCACCCCACGGCAggtggcggggagggaggggctgcccctgtccccccacagcccgtgtccccagggcacccccccGCCCTGTgacacccccatgtccccccacagccctgtgactccccgtgtccccccactcccatgtccccccacagcacccccagggtacccccagggcacccctcccgccctgtgacccccccccgtgcccccctcACAGCCCgtgtccccagggcacccccccGCCCTGTGatacccccatgtccccccacagccctgtgACCCACCGTGTCCACcccacccccgtgtccccaggggCCCCCCCGCCGTGTGActtcccgtgtccccccactcccatgtccccccacagcacccccagggtacccccagggcacccctcccgccctgtgacccccccccgtgccccctcACAGCCCgtgtccccagggcaccccagcCCCCGCCCGCTGTCCCCAGAGCGgaccccgcccccgccccgcggtgTCCCTGCCGCCTCCTGCGGCCGCTGACCCCAGGCCGTGACCCCCGTACCcggtgtccccatgtccccggtgctccccatcccagtgccgCCCCCATGCACCCCATAACCAATGAcgccccatccccgtgtccccatcgGGGCCCCCCCGGGGTCCCGTCCCTCACGCGCAGCGCCCGGGCGGCCGCgggcgccgccatcttggcACGGCTGGGCGGGGGAGGgcagcgccccctggcggcTGGAGGCCGCGGGGGAGGAATGGGAGTTACTTGGGGGGTACTGAGGGCTATGGGGGGGGGTAGTGTTGGCACTGGGAGCATTGGGGTAATGGGGTTACTGGGAGAACTGGCGGGGGAATGCTGGGAGCACGGCGTGTTACTGGGGGAATGTGGGGTAATGGGTGTGATACTGGgggtactgggagcactggggttactgggggggaaatgctgggagaactggggggatgtggggtaATGAGTGTGATACTGGgggtactgggagcactgggggggtACTGGGCTACGGGGAGCACTGGGGTTACTGGgagacactggggacactggagGCAATGGGGGACACGGGATGGTGGGGCACTGGGCAGGCGTCCCTGGGGGTCTGGGCAGTtactgggagggcactggggtgggCACAAAGGGAGTACTGAGACGGCACTGAGGAGGCACTGGGGGGCGCTGGTGAGCagtgggggggcactgggggcatGGGGCAGGCCCTGGGGCAGGTGGGTGCTGAGGCTGCCATGGTCAGTGCCAAGGACAAGGGGACACACAGTGCCCCATGCCCGGTACAGCTGAGCCTGccggggggtggtggtgtgtgtcATGGGGGCTCGTGGGGACACGGCCATGGGGGTGTGGGACAGGgtggcagcccccggccccaccTTGAGGCCATGGGTCCCTGGGCAGGATGGGCTTTGGGTGCTGGTCCCACTCCCAGTCAGCCCAGTCCCgtccccagcagctgctcccctTGCAAAGCGTGCAGGGTGGGCTACttggtgggctgggggggggggggctgtatCCCACCCTGCTGTGAGCACAGGGTGCCCTCGAgccttggggtgggggggtgcccctgcctggggcaggacccccagggctctggctgggtgctgctccccctggtccccccaagtgcccccccagccctgcctgtgcttgggGTGTTGGTCGGAGCCCCCACTTCAACCCTGGGCTGCACtgcctgggcaggggctgccctcgGGCTGAGACCCCCTGCCTGGGGGGGGGTTTCCAGGGCGTAGCCCCCaccttcccccctgccctgtgctgggtgcagggagGCTCAGGGCACCCAGTCAGCgggagttttatttttgtgggtgCTTCTGGTGCCTGAGAAGCTGCAGTGTCTGCTGGAACGATGCTGTTTGTGTTTGCAGGGGGACAGtgggccaccctggggctgtgCCCCCCCACCCGCCAAGCCCTCTCTTGGGGGGCTCAGGGGAAGGCGatgggggggctgcggggggctgcagggggcaGAGATGCGGAGCTGCAgctcaatttctttttctctgcgTCTTCTCTCCTGCAAGGCCCATGGGAGCAAACTGGGGgcttcctgcagctggggggcaCATGCATGGGAGTGCCAGGGGCTTCAGGTGGGGTTGGTTTCCTGGGGGACCCCCTTTGCCcctctgggggggggggcgggggctcTGTGCCCCGGTGGAGGCCGTTTGTGAAGCTTCTTTGCTGTGGGTCTGGGTGGGATCTTAGTGGCTTCGCtggggggctgcctgcagctcgGGGgtgccctccccttcccccccccccccggcagtAGGCAAtgccctggggatggggctgggccTTGGATGGGtccctcccagggctggggggtcctggatgctccccccccacccacagCAGCTCACGGACTCTCAGCCTTGAAGATGCACATCTTTGGCTCTGCTGGAGAATGGGGCGAGGTATGGCTGTGCTCCTGGGGTGCCGCCCCCCCCTGCCGTGGGGTGCCGGGGAAGGTGCCAGCGGCCCTGCTGGGGGTTCTGCCCctcctggggtgcaggggggtgctGGGACACACTGCCAGagttcccccccccgcccaggaCCTGGTACAGCGCCTGCAGCCGCGGAGCAGAtgctgggatggagctgggctctgcagcGTGGGGAGACCCAGGTTGGGACCCTCCGAGCCCCTTTGCCAGGGGGTGATGAGGTGGGCTGACCCCCCCAGCAGTCTGGCTGGGTGCTGCTCTCTGGGTCAATCCAAGCCCCACTGggggcacccagccctgcctgtgcttgggGTGTTGGTCGGAGCCCCCACTTCGACCCTGGGCTGCGCtgcctgggcaggggctgccctcgGGCTGAGACTCCCTGCCTGGGGGAGGGTTTTCCAGGGCGTAGCCCCCaccttcccccctgccctgtgctgggtgcagggagGCTCAGGGCACCCAGTCAGCgggagttttatttttgtgggtgCTTCTGGTGCCTGAGAAGCAGCGGTGTGTGCTGGAACGATGCCGTTCGTGTTTGCAGGTCCATGGtgggctgccctggggctgtGTGCCCCCCAGTCCTCtcctggggggctcaggggaaGGTGATGGTGGTGAGCGGTGTGAGCTCCAGCGCTGGCTCCATGGTGGTGGGGGGCCGGTGCTCGGGGCCAGGGCCGGGCTGGCGGCTGCCGTGGTGGCCGTACTGGAACTTGATGCGCAGCTCCCCGATGCGGGACTGGGGGAGGATGTTGGGGATCCACTCGATGATGAAGGGGGTGGGCTCCTTCTGCGTGGGGGAGGTGTTTCCTAGGGGGAGACAGGGAGTGAGTGGGCTAagggcccccccacccctgcatcTGCACCAGGGTTGGGGTTCCCTGGGGGGCCTTTGCCGTCCTTGAGCTGGAGCATGTGTTGTGCAGGGGCTGCTGTAGCCATGTCCCCCCAGGACTGGGATTTTGGGCAGAGGGACACCACCACCATGCAATTTTTTTGTGTCAAATTTTGGGTCCATGTGTTTGCAGGTGCCTGGAGAAGCAGTTACAGAGGATGGAGCTCTGGGGGTGaggttttgcatatttttttttttttgtgggtggggGCTGGAGAATGTGGCAGAACCATCTCAGATgttattgtgatttttttttttttgggtggtgggGGTGGCCACCAACATCTGAGCTGTAGCTGTGGGCCTGGTGGGGGAGGACAGACCTCCCTATGGGTGCAAGGGGGGCCTCTTTGGGGTTCAGGGCCCCCCTGGGTGGGGGTAGGAACAAGGTGGAGGGGCTTGTTAGTGGGGACTTGTTAGCACTGGGAAGAGCTGGCAGGCCCCTTGCTCCTGGGGGCTcccagggtgggggggctcTTCTTGCTGGGACCACCCCAGTCACAGGCAGCGATTAGAAACAATGCAGCAGTTAAAAGaactgctgggagaggaggggggagTAAGGGGGCAGCCCTGGTCCCCCCATGTTCTACAGCTCACGCAGGCATCTTGCTCCAGGTCTCTAGCAGGGGTCTGGGGCTGTTGCTTCCATACTTGGGGGAGCCTTCTtgagggggaggtgggggctcTCCTGGTCCCCCCAGGACCAGCCTGGTCCCCGCAGCTCCTTGGCCGgggcagcagaggctggggctgcccagcttTGGTGGGGGTCACTCCCCCCAGGGGGTGTGGGAGCTCAGCTCGCCCCACTCACCCACTTTGAGGAAGGTCTTGAGCTCCAGGGGCCGGATGGCCGGCTGCTTCTCCAGGTGCCCGTAGGCCTCAGCAATGCTCTCCACCTCCACCTTGGGGCACCTGAAGAGCTCGTAGGTCCCGTCCCGGTTCTGGATGAAGCTGCGCGTGATCTCCAGCGGCAGCTGCCGGCAAGCACGGAACACCTGGGTGAGGGGCTGGGTGAAGGGGCAGCggcagggccgggggctgccTCCCCGCCTTACCTCGGGCGTATCGAAGATCTGCTTGACCTGCAGGACGTTGGTGATGTGCCACGTGTACTTGGAGAAGGTGCCCAGGGGGAGGGCATCCTTGCGGACAAACgctgcagggaaggaaagggcAGTGAGGGCCGGGGGATGAGGTTCactctgtgctttttcttcctcttcttttccctttctcttcctcttcttgcccctttctctctctggtGGCCTCAGCTCTCACTCCAGCTTGTGGCTATCTGCCTTGCCTGGGAGGTAGCCCCAGCTCCCACGGATTTGGCTTTGTCCTTGCCTGTGGGCTCTTTCCAGGACTCTGTTAATCCAGAGCTGCTCATAAAATGAAACTTAACTGGCACTGGGCTTGAGAGCAGGGCTTTGCCTCTGCTTGTGCTGATGTTCAGCTGAGGGTAGATGGGGGCACAAACGGAGCTGGTGGTCCCGAGGCAGTGACCTGCACTCCTGCAGCATTGATATGATGCATTTAACTTCGCAGAGAGCCCTGAGCATGCGCTTAAGTCTGGCTTTACACTCCATGCTATTGTAGGAGTGTGTAAAGCAGTGAGGGGCTCAGCAGTCCCTTCGGCACAGAGCCGGgtgggggtgatggggacaAGTCTCAGCTTTGAGCCTGGCCAGGGCCGGGTTTATTCCTGCAGCCCAGGCTTGTGCTGCTCTTGTGTTCTGCTACATGTCTACTGCTGCCTACGGTCAGGCACTGAGCCTGACCTGCTTAGGCTAGTCTTAGGTGGGAGCTGACAGCAACCCCCTGCATAAGGGAAGGCTGTGCGTCCCACATAGCTCATGTCCTCTGCCCTGGGGCTCACTCACACAGCTGCAGTACTTCCCACTTAGCTGCAGTGAGGGGGAAAAGCTGCTGGAAACCAGGGCGTGTGTGAGGAATCCtccccttgctgctgctgctgggatttTCCTCCAAAGGCAGCCTGCCTTAACCAGTACACAAAGGGTTTTCCGTGTGCAAGTGCGTTCTTATCCTACCTGTAGTGGAGTTCGGCAGCCTCTTCTTTGTGCTCCCGCTGGAGATCCTCTGCTGCAGCGCATCAAAGAAAGCCTGAGGGATGTGGAACACCAGCGGCTCGGGCTTGCCTGTGCGGGCATGAACAAGAAGACATGGGGTGAGGGCACGGGGGAGGCAGCATTCTGTGGGGACTGGGGCAAAGGAAGCGCCTGGGGGCTGTGTTGTTCAAGCATACCCTCACCCTGCTTGAGTTTTACTTATCTCTCAGAGTGCAGCCTCCAGCACCTGGCTGGAAAAAGCACTGCCCATGTTGGGCCACCTTCAGAGTAATATATATTCTTGAATTCAGAGTCTGGTGCTTCACTTTGTAGAGTTTGCCTCTTGTCTGGTCTGTGGGCATGGTGGAGCAGAGCCTGGGTCTGCTGGCTTTACTCCCTCCCACCAGATAGAGCAAAACAGCAACATCTGGCTTCAAGctgtatcaggggaggtttagattggatatttaggaaaatgtcttcactgcgagagtggtcaggcactggcacaggctgcccagagagatggggGAGTCACATCCCTGGGGTTCATAAGACATGTAAACATGGCACgtagggacatggtttaggaggccagggggtgttggggtgacagttggacttgatgatcctagagctcttttccaacctttatgattctataatcTAGTACTCTGAGGGGCAGGGGCTTCGTCTTGATGATCCCTACcatcccttccaacttgagctagtctatgattctgtaatctTTCTAAGCAGTGACTCGAGACCCTCAAGCAGTCTGTGACAGCCCTGGCACTCTCTGCTAGAGCCTCCTGTCCCTCCCTcacctctgcagccctgtgctgggcctGGTCCAGTGTGTCCCAGTGTGCTTCATCCTGGGGAGTGCAGCGGGGGGGATGTGCCCCTTGAGGCTTTTGGTCACTGTTTGCTAAGCTGGGGTGATGctgctgaatcacagaatcatagaacggtttgggttggaagggacctttagaggccagcgagtccaaccccctgcagggagcagggacatccccaaccagatcaggttgctcagagcctcgtccagcctgaccttggatgtctctagggatggggcatctcccacctctctggccaacctgggccagggtttcaccaccctcattgtaaaaaacctcctttagtttaaaaccatcactccttggcctgtcacaacaggccttgctaaagaggttgcccccaccTTTGCTAGAGCTCCCCTCTAAgaactggaaggctgcaataaggtctccctgcagccttctcttccccagctgaacaaccccaactctcccagcctggcctcgtagcagagctgctccagcccttggagcATTTCcgtgccccctctggccccactccaacagttccatgtccttcttgcaccgagggctccagagctggacgcagcgctgcaggggggtctcaccagagcagagcagaggggcagaatcacctccctcaccctgctgaaGGCAGACCTCGGCACTGTATCCAGCATTATATCCAGCATGGACACAGCCCATGGGTACAGGATAGGCACGGGCCTGCATTGCACCTGCTGCCCACAAAAGTCCCATGCTGCTCGCTCGCTGGGGAAGCGGAGTGGTGCAGGTGAcattctccccaccccccaggtGTTAGAGCTACAAGCCCACGGCTGTACGTGCACACAGGGAACATCTCAGCAGCTCCCTGTCttctgggcagggcaggggggcgAGGAGGATGGTGGAGCGCTCCAGACAGccacaggaggaaaaatggaTTACCAGCAATTCTGGTAATCCACGTGAGGTGTCTCACCTTACTTTACTCACCTCTTCTGGATGGCCCTGGGCAGTTTGAATTAAAGCATCAATAACCTCTTGGGGAatctctcctttccccagcacATCCACCAGCACCAGGCTGCTGATGAGCTGTAAGTTGAGGTTCAGGGAACAAATCAAAGCCGACAAACTTCCCAGGGCAAAATAACATTTGCTCCAAGCCAGGCAAAGCGCTCACCTCCCTTGGGGCTACGGGTTATTTAATGCTGCCAAGACAGTCAAGCACAAGAGTGCTGCTCTGACAAGCAGAGTGGAGTGGCGTCATGCCCAAAGGATCTCCCAAGGTGGTCCCCAGAGCCTTACCCTCAAACTGGTAATGCATGGTTTGATGGATGCGTTCAGTGACACTGGCCAGCCAGTCCTGGAAGGAGAGGGTCACCTGCGACTCGTCCAGCAGCTGGTTACAGCCtagaagagagggaaaggggaagtTCGAATCCACACTGGCACACAAGTGAAGTGCCAAGACAGCTGGGCAGGAGAAATACCCGAGACCGATCCATCCCACAGGTGCAGCTCCTCTGCGGCCAGCCCCAGTCCACCATTCCCCATTTTACCTGCACTggtttccccagcagcacagacacaACTACCCGTGTTAAAGAGAGCTCTGAAAGGCAGCAGgacaacaaacaaaactgtcTTTCCATTAGCTCAATGGATTAGGCGCTGCTGCCTTGGGCACCTTGCTCCTGAGGCTTGGAAACTCAGGACTGCTTTAACAGTGGCAATCTGCTTTTAAACCCCTGCCCCATCTGCTCTCAGCAAGAGCTGCAGCCTCGGCACCGTGGTATAATTATGCCAACTCACCGGGGAGCAGCTTTCCCAGCACTGGGAGTGGGACCCGACACGTCCTCACACCCCCACCGAGCACAGACGCTCCCCAGGGTGTGCGTGAGCATCTGCGGGACCAAAAGTATACTGGGGGGAAAGAGGAAATTGAAGAGATTTGTACCACTTTCTAGGCTAAAACTAAAgctaagaggaagaaaagcactaAATCAAGGCTCCTATCCAGGCCCAGACTGTAACCAGCAAGGAGAGCGGCTTTCTCTAAAGGGCTCTGAGTCACCTGGAAAACACAGGTTTCCAACGGCATTGGACTGACCCTTCCCTCCCTGAACATCatatataaacaaatataaacaCACAGCCATCTGCTCAGAGGCAAGTTATTGCAGTCATGCCCACGACCATCTCCCCAGGGCATCCAGGGTGACCCCAGTTCCCATCTCCTTCATGCCAGCACTCTCCCCGCACCCGACAGTGCAAGGATTTGCCACTAGAAACCACAGCTACTCTGGC
The sequence above is drawn from the Phalacrocorax carbo chromosome 24, bPhaCar2.1, whole genome shotgun sequence genome and encodes:
- the MRPS24 gene encoding small ribosomal subunit protein uS3m, producing MAAPAAARALRAVPRMVPVPEATRALHTTPTCLKTRAARVRVGKGDKPVTYEKAHAPHYIAHRKGWLSQHTGNLAGELGAAERAVEDAFLRRFLYGTFPGILADEVVLKRRANLLVVCAVLARSLAPAKLYFLVGYTETLLSHFYKCPVRLELQTVPSKVVYKYL